The genomic region TCCCATCCGCGTACAGCTCCTCGTTTATTTTTAGAAATTCGTTGTACACAAAACGAACCGAGCCAAATATCTTCCCTAGATGCCGCTTCTGCACCGGTGAGGGAAAAATTTCGAATTTGTAGCGTCTCGTGAGTGGATTCATTTCCTTGTCTGTTCTATTATTAGTGTTATGAAAAGTCAAATCAAAGAAAAAACGAAACTACGTGGACATTTTAACGCCGTTTACAGTCTCAACTACCACTTAGTGTTAGTAACCAAATATCGAAAAAAATGTCTCAATCCAGAGCAATTAGATTTTCTAAAGCAAGAGTTTGGCAGACTTCTTTGTGAATGGGACTGCAGACTCCTCGAGTTTGGCGGCGAAAAAGACCACGTTCATCTTCTCTTTGAAGCACACCCGGCGATGAATCTTTCAAAGCTCATCAACAACCTAAAAACCGTAACGAGCAGACTTATTAGGAAGAAGTTTCCAGCACACCTGAAGAAATATTATTCGAAACCTGTTTTCTGGACTCGAGCCTATTGTCTCATTTCGACGGGCGGAGCGACACTTGAGGTCACAAAAAATATGTAGAAAATCAGGGAAATGAAAAATCATCCTGATTTCAAGACCTCCTCCATCCATGGAGGAAAGTCGAGTTTCATTCATCTCCACCTAAATCAAAGATTTTAGATGGAGAATTCTGAAACGGGTTTGTTAAATGAAAGCTCCAAAAATCGAATTCGCCTACCTGGTTCATCGTCGACAACTGTTTCAGAGTAGTCCATCACGCTCAGTACCGGATTGCTCTCTGGGGAAGGATTCGGATTCAATTCACTTTTTTGGCCGTTGGGTTCCTCTGTTGTGACGTCGCATATGATCTTCTGATTGGACGACTGATAATTTTGATAGGGCCCGGAAGAAACCGGATCATAAACCTTCCCTTGCTCCACGAGTATCTCGTTTTTGTTAGCGAGAGATAAAAGTTTTTTATAATCCAGGACGACTATTTTGTAATCGGCGGCCGTCTCTTTGATTTTAATTCCACTTAGGCGGGGATATGAAACTGAGGCAGCTGATGGCGAGGGTGCTGATAGTGAGGGTGCTGAAACGGACCGGGGAGTGCTGCTAAGCTTTCCTGAAGCTATTTTTCCAAGTAGCTGTTCAAGCGCTGTATCTACCGAACTGCAGTGTTCATCGAATTTGGAGCCGGAAATGAGCTGATCCAGTTTACCTATCTCCGCTACACAGGAAACGCCTGCATGTCTGGATTGAAAATTTTTACAGGAAACTTTGATTAAGGCAAGTCTCACCGCCCGCTGCCGTGCGGTTGTTGTGTCGTCGGTCGGCTTAATGCCTACTTCCTTTTCGAAAGAGTGTAAATTCTCTTGGCCACTTACTATCGCATTGTGATCGTCGATAAATGATTGGTTGTAGGCCCCGTACTTGCTTGTCGTGTCAGTATCCGTGGCGCAGCTACTAAAAACGGAGAAATCTCAAATCTAGTTGAAAGTTGAGGGCACCAGCCTTTCGTGGAATGATTCCACTATCTTACAAAAGAAAGGCACCCTCATGAAAAGAAGTACCAGACAGAGAAAGCAATCCGCAAATCAAATTCAGCAGCTGTTGGGCGAAGACAATTTTGCATTGAAAGTTGCTCAGACAATCCGTTGGGGAAAAGCATCGATCGACTCACTGAATCACGAAATAGGACGGATGTTGGTGGAGTCGATCCTGCTGATGGATCGGGAAAATATAGCAGGTCCCGATTACGCGCCGACAGGGGATATTTATAAGTGGGCCTCCCAGCGAGGGTCTGCGTTTATAGGTGACCAGAAAGTGGCGGTCATGGTGCCGCGACTTCGCGGCACTCGGGGTGAGGTCACTCTTCCCAGCTATGCAAAGCTCAGAGAACGTGGTCAGTTCTCAGAGGGCTGCTGACGAAGATGATGTCAGGCTTATCGGCGCGCCGCTATAGCGAAACTGTACAAGACGCCGCACACGCGTTTGGAGTGTCGCCATCGTCGGTCTCACGCCACTTTGTCGAGGCCACAAGCAAACAGTTGAAACAATTTTTAGAGCGAGATCTCTCTGAATTTGATCCCTTTGCCATCATGCTGGACAGCGTTCATCGCGGAGGAGTTGCATTTATCACCGCGCTTGGAATTTCAGTTGCGGGAAAGAAAATGGTGTTGGGCTACTGGGAAGGCGCCACGGAGAATAGCGACATTTGCAATGAATTATTGGCGGATCTTGAACATCGCAATCTCAACTTGACCGCACGGGTGCTATTTGTAACTGACGGAGGCAAAGGTCTTATTAAGACTCTTCGCAACAAGTTCGGAAAGAAACTCATCCATCAACGTTGCACAATTCACAAGGATCACAATCTACAAAAGCACCTCGCCAAGAAATACCGCAAGCGGATCCATCAACAATACGTGGCGGCTCTTGGGCATGGGAAATATGAAGACGCCAAGGCGGCACTGGAGACTTTGGAGCAGGAATTGATGCTAATCAATAGCTCAGCTGCGATGTCTCTCAGAGAGGCCCTTCAGAGCTTTTAACCTTGCATATTTTGAACGTGCATAAGGATCTTTATAAAGCTCTTCATACAACAAATGGAATCGAGAATCTATTCTCGTCGGTTCGTCATCGAGAACACAACATCAAGAATTATAACCCAGAATACAGAGGGAAGCGGCGAAAAGGAAAACTCTCGCAACGCTGGTTGGCGGCCGTGTTCCTGAAAGCGGAGGAAAACTTCCGTACGGTGAAGGGATACATGCACATCAAAACTGTGATCGCAAGAATTGAAAAATTGCAAATGGAAACCGTTGACAAAAAAATAGGAAAGGCAGCATAGTCAGACACGATTTCACGAAAGCGGTTCCAGATTTTCAACTAAAAATGAGACATCTCCCTAAAAACGATGAGGATTAAAGAGAAGATTGCAAGACGGCTGGTCATGGGAAAACTCCTGTAAATATTATCTATTTTCATTAAAAAAATACCCGAGACAGAATCACAGGGCAGGTTGAGGCCAGAGGATGCGATCCCGCCTGTGCATGCTAGCAACAAGGGTGCCATGGTTCTTGCTATTTCGATTCGTCAAGTTGCCTTTAGTTTTTTATTCGGCCAGCCAGCGAGCGGCATCCATTGCCCAGTAAGTAAAGATCACGTCAGCTCCAGCTCTCTTGATGGATAGGAGAGTTTCAAGTACGGCCGCCTTTTCATTGAGCCAGCCTTTTTCTGAAGCGGCCTTGATCATGGCATATTCGCCGCTGACATTGTAAGCCGCAACCGGGACATCACAGACTTCCTTGGCCAAGGAAATAATATCAAGGTAGCTGAGAGCTGGCTTGATGAGGATGAGATCGGCTCCTTCCTCTTGATCCAAGCAAATCTCACGGAGGGCTTCGCGACGATTGGCAGGATTCATCTGGTAGGATTTCTTATCACCTGTTTTCGGAGTCGAATCGAGTGCGTCTCGGAATGGACCGTAAAAACAGGAAGCGTATTTGGCCGAGTAGCTGATAATTCCGACATCAGAAAAGCCGCCTTGGTCAAGGACAGCCCGTATATAGGCCACCCTTCCATCCATCATGTCAGAGGGAGCCACGTAGTCGGCCCCTGCGCGAGCCTGCACAAGAGCCATCTGACCCAATACAGAAAGAGTTTCATCATTGAGGATCTTTCCTTCGGAAAAGATTCCGTCATGTCCATCGGAGGAATAGGGATCCATTGCGACGTCTGTGATCACTGTGAGTTCGGGTAGGGATTTTTTAAGGGATCTGACAGTTCGCGGGAGCAAACCATCTGGATTAGCAGACTCTTTGCCCATAGGGTCTTTGAGGTGGTCTGGAATTTTTGGAAAGAGAGCAATACCTGGAATGCCCAGAGCTAAAACTTCGCTAGCCTTCTCGATAAGAAGATCAGGGCCATACCGAAACTGACCAGGTAGGGACAATATTGGCTCTTTGGCTCCATTTTTCTCCGTCAAAAACAGTGGCATGACGAAATTTTTTGGACTGAGCCAGGTCTCTTGAGTGAGGTCTCGTATACCGGCCGACTTTCGATTTCGCCGGGGCCTAGAGATGAGATCTAGATTCTTTGTATTTTGAAGCTTAGGCAAGACGGCCTCCTTTAGGAGATGAGGATTGAGAGAAGATTACTTCTGACGACTGAAATGGCGGAGGATAAAGACATAAGGGCTTTTTTCCCGTGAGTTTCTCGATGCATTCAGAAAGCCCCATGAGAGGTAGACCTATGATAGAGGAAGGATCTCGACCCTTGAGAGATTCGATCAAACAAATGCCCATTTTTTCGAACTTGTAAGAGCCTGCACAGTCCCAAGGTTTATCCCAACTGAGATAAGAGTCGATTTCTTCAGCAGATAGCTTCTTTAGCGTGATCTGCATTTCTTCTGCCCAAGAGATCTCATGCTGATTGAAGATAACGTGGAGGGCTGTTAGCAGTGTATGAGTTTTGCCCTCAAGCAGGCTGAGTTGGACTTTTGCTCTTTCTGGTGTTCCTGGCTTCGAAAGGATTTGGCCCTCAAAGAGGGCTATCTGATCAGAGCCAACGACAATGGCATTTGGTCGAGTGGCGGCGAGGCTTTTGGCCTTGGCTTTGGCGAGAGCCAAACAGAGGTTCTGAGGTGAGAGAGAGGAGAGCTGGCTTTTAAGTGCCTCCTCATCGATCTCAGGAGCCATTGCCGTGAAAGGAATTCCCCAGCTTTCAAGTTGCCTTTTTCGATAGGCTGAAGTGCTGCCAAGAATCAACAAAGGAGGATCTGCCCGTCGTGTCA from Bdellovibrionales bacterium harbors:
- the maf gene encoding septum formation protein Maf, translating into MTRRADPPLLILGSTSAYRKRQLESWGIPFTAMAPEIDEEALKSQLSSLSPQNLCLALAKAKAKSLAATRPNAIVVGSDQIALFEGQILSKPGTPERAKVQLSLLEGKTHTLLTALHVIFNQHEISWAEEMQITLKKLSAEEIDSYLSWDKPWDCAGSYKFEKMGICLIESLKGRDPSSIIGLPLMGLSECIEKLTGKKPLCLYPPPFQSSEVIFSQSSSPKGGRLA
- the hemB gene encoding porphobilinogen synthase produces the protein MPKLQNTKNLDLISRPRRNRKSAGIRDLTQETWLSPKNFVMPLFLTEKNGAKEPILSLPGQFRYGPDLLIEKASEVLALGIPGIALFPKIPDHLKDPMGKESANPDGLLPRTVRSLKKSLPELTVITDVAMDPYSSDGHDGIFSEGKILNDETLSVLGQMALVQARAGADYVAPSDMMDGRVAYIRAVLDQGGFSDVGIISYSAKYASCFYGPFRDALDSTPKTGDKKSYQMNPANRREALREICLDQEEGADLILIKPALSYLDIISLAKEVCDVPVAAYNVSGEYAMIKAASEKGWLNEKAAVLETLLSIKRAGADVIFTYWAMDAARWLAE
- a CDS encoding transposase → MMSGLSARRYSETVQDAAHAFGVSPSSVSRHFVEATSKQLKQFLERDLSEFDPFAIMLDSVHRGGVAFITALGISVAGKKMVLGYWEGATENSDICNELLADLEHRNLNLTARVLFVTDGGKGLIKTLRNKFGKKLIHQRCTIHKDHNLQKHLAKKYRKRIHQQYVAALGHGKYEDAKAALETLEQELMLINSSAAMSLREALQSF
- the tnpA gene encoding IS200/IS605 family transposase codes for the protein MKSQIKEKTKLRGHFNAVYSLNYHLVLVTKYRKKCLNPEQLDFLKQEFGRLLCEWDCRLLEFGGEKDHVHLLFEAHPAMNLSKLINNLKTVTSRLIRKKFPAHLKKYYSKPVFWTRAYCLISTGGATLEVTKNM